The Petropleomorpha daqingensis genome includes a window with the following:
- a CDS encoding M23 family metallopeptidase, with the protein MSRSLVLPRPGILPATDVSLGSARPADDAGETTHTRRLPQPPGKRAPLWLAALILGALVAGLPGLLGSGPTDVVASAADYGLGTASDVGLTGGMDDAVARASITEAEAQARLNELAASRAAREPKTVLPVTDFRLTTCYCMRWGTMHWGIDMAAPLGTPIYAATDGVVLKAGPASGFGNAIYIQNADGDVEIYGHMKYYNVKAGDVVHAGDQIAKVGNQGQSTGPHLHFELHRGGMTGKPFNPAPWFADRGISVG; encoded by the coding sequence GTGTCCCGCTCCCTGGTCCTTCCCCGGCCTGGGATCCTCCCCGCGACGGACGTCTCCCTCGGAAGCGCCCGTCCCGCGGACGACGCCGGCGAGACGACGCACACCCGCCGCCTCCCGCAGCCCCCCGGCAAGCGCGCCCCGCTGTGGCTGGCCGCGCTGATCCTCGGTGCCCTCGTCGCCGGCCTGCCCGGCCTGCTCGGCAGCGGTCCCACCGACGTCGTGGCGTCCGCGGCCGACTACGGGCTCGGGACGGCGTCCGACGTCGGTCTGACCGGCGGGATGGACGACGCCGTGGCCCGCGCCAGCATCACCGAGGCCGAGGCGCAGGCACGGCTCAACGAGCTCGCCGCCTCCCGCGCGGCCCGCGAGCCGAAGACCGTGCTGCCGGTCACCGACTTCCGGCTGACCACCTGCTACTGCATGCGCTGGGGCACCATGCACTGGGGCATCGACATGGCCGCCCCGCTCGGCACGCCCATCTACGCGGCGACCGACGGTGTCGTGCTGAAGGCCGGCCCCGCGTCCGGGTTCGGCAACGCGATCTACATCCAGAACGCCGACGGCGACGTCGAGATCTACGGCCACATGAAGTACTACAACGTGAAGGCCGGGGACGTCGTCCACGCCGGCGACCAGATCGCCAAGGTGGGCAACCAGGGGCAGTCGACCGGCCCGCACCTGCACTTCGAGCTGCACCGCGGCGGGATGACCGGCAAGCCGTTCAACCCGGCTCCCTGGTTCGCCGACCGCGGCATCAGCGTCGGCTGA
- the pcrA gene encoding DNA helicase PcrA, whose product MSSAQSALPGTATLQRTAPGSVGRDLDRMLAGLNGPQRDAVVHEGGPLLIVAGAGSGKTRVLTHRIAYLLGARHVQPGEILAITFTNKAAGEMKERVANLVGPRARAMWVSTFHSMCVRILRAEASKLGLKSSFTIYDQGDSVRLMTMVARDLDLDAKRYPGRSLAAQVSNLKNELIDEESYVPSTAPEKVLAEAYKLYQQRLRQAHALDFDDLIMTTTHLLQAFPDVAEHYRRRFRHVLVDEYQDTNHAQYVLVRELVGPPGGPVPPAELCVVGDADQSIYAFRGATIRNIDEFERDYPEATTILLEQNYRSTQRILRAANTVIAKNTGRRPKNLWTDAGDGELIEGYVADNEHDEAAWVAEQIDALVDEGTAAPKDIAVFYRTNNASRVFEEVFIRVGMPYKVVGGVRFYERKEVRDALAYLKVVANPADVVSLRRVINTPKRGIGDRAEACIEQFADRERIAFATALRRCSEIHTLAPRSLKAIQEFVALLEEFEQLVETGSGPAALLESILDRTGYLAELSASTDPQDEGRVDNLNELVSVAAEFEAASPGGSVTDFLEQVSLVADADQVPVAGDDAGVVTLMTLHTAKGLEFPVVFLTGLEDGVFPHLRALGDPKELEEERRLAYVGITRAQQRLFLSRAQVRTSWGQPAYNPPSRFLDELPADTVHWERKDAAPISTSYSSAQQRVAATGLSTGGLRGGAGNRPIIAVEVGDRVSHDAFGMGTVVEVNGVGDKAQATVDFGSGGTKRLVLRYAPLVKL is encoded by the coding sequence ATGAGCAGCGCCCAGTCAGCCCTCCCCGGTACCGCCACCCTCCAGCGCACCGCGCCGGGCTCGGTGGGTCGCGATCTCGACCGCATGCTCGCCGGCCTGAACGGCCCGCAGCGCGACGCCGTCGTCCACGAGGGCGGGCCGCTGCTCATCGTGGCCGGCGCCGGGTCGGGCAAGACGCGCGTGCTCACCCACCGCATCGCCTACCTGCTCGGTGCGCGGCACGTGCAGCCCGGCGAGATCCTCGCGATCACCTTCACCAACAAGGCCGCCGGCGAGATGAAGGAGCGCGTGGCCAACCTCGTCGGTCCGCGCGCCCGCGCGATGTGGGTGTCGACGTTCCACTCGATGTGCGTGCGGATCCTGCGCGCCGAGGCGTCGAAGCTCGGCCTGAAGTCGTCGTTCACGATCTACGACCAGGGCGACTCGGTGCGGCTGATGACGATGGTCGCCCGCGACCTCGACCTCGACGCCAAGCGCTACCCCGGCCGCAGCCTCGCCGCCCAGGTGTCCAACCTGAAGAACGAGCTCATCGACGAGGAGAGCTACGTCCCGTCGACGGCGCCGGAGAAGGTGCTGGCCGAGGCCTACAAGCTCTACCAGCAGCGGCTGCGCCAGGCGCACGCGCTGGACTTCGACGACCTGATCATGACGACCACGCACCTGCTGCAGGCCTTCCCGGACGTCGCCGAGCACTACCGCCGCCGCTTCCGGCACGTGCTCGTCGACGAGTACCAGGACACCAACCACGCGCAGTACGTGCTGGTCCGCGAGCTGGTCGGCCCGCCCGGTGGCCCGGTGCCGCCGGCCGAGCTGTGCGTCGTCGGCGACGCCGACCAGTCCATCTACGCCTTCCGCGGCGCGACGATCCGCAACATCGACGAGTTCGAGCGCGACTACCCCGAGGCCACGACGATCCTGCTGGAGCAGAACTACCGCTCCACCCAGCGGATCCTGCGGGCGGCCAACACCGTCATCGCGAAGAACACCGGTCGCCGTCCCAAGAACCTGTGGACCGATGCCGGCGACGGCGAGCTCATCGAGGGCTACGTCGCCGACAACGAGCACGACGAGGCCGCGTGGGTCGCCGAGCAGATCGACGCGCTGGTCGACGAGGGCACGGCAGCACCCAAGGACATCGCCGTCTTCTACCGGACCAACAACGCCTCCCGCGTCTTCGAGGAGGTGTTCATCCGGGTCGGGATGCCCTACAAGGTGGTCGGCGGCGTGCGCTTCTACGAGCGCAAGGAGGTCCGCGACGCGCTGGCGTACCTGAAGGTGGTCGCCAACCCGGCGGACGTCGTCAGCCTCCGGCGGGTGATCAACACCCCGAAGCGCGGGATCGGCGACCGGGCCGAGGCCTGCATCGAGCAGTTCGCCGACCGCGAGCGGATCGCGTTCGCGACCGCGCTGCGCCGCTGCTCGGAGATCCACACGCTCGCCCCGCGCTCGCTCAAGGCGATCCAGGAGTTCGTCGCGCTGCTGGAGGAGTTCGAGCAGCTGGTGGAGACCGGCTCCGGGCCGGCCGCGCTGCTGGAGAGCATCCTCGACCGCACCGGCTACCTCGCCGAGCTGTCGGCCTCGACCGATCCGCAGGACGAGGGCCGTGTCGACAACCTCAACGAGCTCGTCTCGGTCGCCGCCGAGTTCGAGGCGGCCAGCCCCGGGGGCTCGGTCACCGACTTCCTCGAGCAGGTCTCGCTCGTGGCCGACGCCGACCAGGTCCCGGTCGCGGGTGACGACGCCGGCGTCGTCACCCTGATGACCCTGCACACCGCCAAGGGGCTGGAGTTCCCGGTCGTGTTCCTGACCGGTCTCGAGGACGGCGTCTTCCCGCACCTGCGGGCCCTCGGCGACCCCAAGGAGCTCGAGGAGGAGCGGCGGCTGGCCTACGTCGGCATCACGCGGGCGCAGCAGCGGCTGTTCCTCTCGCGGGCGCAGGTGCGCACGAGCTGGGGGCAGCCGGCCTACAACCCGCCGTCCCGATTCCTCGACGAGCTGCCGGCCGACACGGTGCACTGGGAGCGCAAGGACGCCGCGCCGATCTCGACGTCGTACTCGTCGGCGCAGCAGCGGGTCGCCGCGACCGGGCTCTCGACCGGCGGGCTGCGCGGCGGCGCGGGCAACCGGCCGATCATCGCCGTCGAGGTGGGCGACCGGGTCAGCCACGACGCGTTCGGGATGGGCACCGTGGTCGAGGTCAACGGCGTCGGCGACAAGGCCCAGGCGACCGTCGACTTCGGCTCCGGCGGCACCAAGCGCCTCGTCCTGCGCTACGCCCCCCTCGTCAAGCTCTAG
- a CDS encoding methyl-accepting chemotaxis protein, with amino-acid sequence MPSFLRPHSRLEGSPLVTDPSTLRAVLDAAPVTLFVTDERGEIVHRNAAAGTTLADAVAMLGERGLDQLRGTLRRVIRERTQFPVHETIVVEGDQRMVAQLGIGRIPGGYVVHWRNDTARAALATATGELADGLADDGAALAAVGDTLAGAAEGCSAQAGTVSAGAVQLTASIDDISRNTSAAVTSTANAVTSARAATDSVEKLSAYSAEIGSISKLIISIAEQTNLLALNATIEAARAGEAGKGFAVVANEVKELASGTAEASANINRMIETIQAGSRAAVEAIADIVARITELEEQQTTIAAAVEEQSATAAGISQATGGLAGAAQTTSDSVTGVRSAVGSMADRAARLRELLADLHSAS; translated from the coding sequence GTGCCCTCCTTCCTCCGCCCGCACTCCCGGCTCGAGGGATCCCCGCTGGTCACCGACCCGAGCACGCTCCGGGCGGTCCTCGACGCCGCTCCGGTGACGCTGTTCGTCACCGACGAGCGCGGCGAGATCGTCCACCGCAACGCGGCCGCCGGGACGACGCTGGCCGACGCCGTCGCGATGCTGGGGGAGCGCGGCCTGGACCAGCTGCGCGGGACCCTGCGCCGCGTGATCCGGGAGCGCACGCAGTTCCCGGTGCACGAGACGATCGTCGTCGAGGGCGACCAGCGGATGGTGGCCCAGCTGGGCATCGGCCGGATCCCGGGCGGCTACGTCGTCCACTGGCGCAACGACACCGCCCGCGCCGCGCTCGCCACGGCGACGGGGGAGCTGGCCGACGGGCTCGCCGACGACGGCGCCGCGCTCGCCGCCGTCGGGGACACCCTGGCCGGTGCGGCGGAGGGCTGCTCCGCGCAGGCCGGGACCGTCTCCGCCGGCGCCGTCCAGCTCACGGCCAGCATCGACGACATCAGCCGGAACACCTCGGCGGCGGTGACCAGCACCGCGAACGCCGTGACGTCGGCGCGGGCGGCGACCGACAGCGTCGAGAAGCTCTCCGCCTACAGCGCCGAGATCGGCAGCATCTCGAAGCTGATCATCTCGATCGCCGAGCAGACGAACCTCCTGGCGCTCAACGCCACGATCGAGGCCGCGCGCGCCGGGGAGGCCGGCAAGGGCTTCGCCGTCGTCGCCAACGAGGTCAAGGAGCTGGCCAGCGGCACGGCCGAGGCGTCGGCGAACATCAACCGGATGATCGAGACGATCCAGGCCGGCAGCCGGGCCGCGGTCGAGGCGATCGCCGACATCGTCGCCCGGATCACCGAGCTCGAGGAGCAGCAGACGACCATCGCCGCGGCGGTCGAGGAGCAGAGCGCCACCGCGGCCGGGATCTCCCAGGCGACCGGGGGTCTCGCGGGGGCGGCCCAGACGACGTCGGACTCGGTGACCGGCGTCCGCTCGGCGGTCGGCTCGATGGCCGACCGGGCGGCGCGCCTGCGGGAGCTGCTGGCCGATCTCCACAGCGCGAGCTGA
- a CDS encoding chorismate mutase: MSTTTAPDATARIGELRTEIDACDAEIIELVQRRLAISREIGQLRAAAGGTRLSLAREQQVLARFQAALGTDGAALGLMLLRQGRGRL, translated from the coding sequence ATGAGCACCACCACCGCACCTGATGCCACGGCCCGCATCGGCGAGCTGCGCACCGAGATCGACGCCTGCGACGCCGAGATCATCGAGCTCGTGCAGCGCCGGCTCGCCATCTCCCGCGAGATCGGGCAGCTGCGCGCCGCCGCCGGCGGCACACGCCTCTCCCTCGCCCGCGAGCAGCAGGTCCTGGCGAGGTTCCAGGCCGCGCTCGGGACGGACGGCGCCGCGCTCGGCCTGATGCTGCTGCGCCAGGGGCGCGGCCGCCTCTAG
- a CDS encoding diguanylate cyclase domain-containing protein, producing MAVSAHPVVDRRVRSGAAAALPPVAAGTAGLFVLGCLIASLTLPGDLYSRVVTNVAQFVAPAVAAVTLGLRARRSTGRLLAAWTVLAVGCGCWAAGQAWWAQQEISGAGIPFPSVADIGYLAFPVLAAVGLLLYPSDGGARGRWRRTSDAVMTSAAVGLVSWETALGAIADRTTPDEPLTWVLFLAYPVLDVVLIVLAVLTAARTRNPRLPLVLVCAGLVALSVSDSAFAYLQATMSYRGGSLDLGWVAGFLLLALAGLARTPTAVPETPEREATAELRADLLPYLPVAVALVATFVYALTGGQLGIVAVSLSVVVIGLILVRQYVTLRENVRLNRELVQREALLRHQAFHDGLTGLANRALFLDRLEHALAVHRREPRPVALVFLDLDDFKVVNDTLGHAAGDALLVEVAVRLRGALRTADTVARLGGDEFAVLLDPADDVEAAITRALDALRTPVVLAGTPVPVRASAGVCVLGPEDPSARADAVLVRADTAMYAAKRAGKDRVVRFTPGLPLQAGAREPRGVLTS from the coding sequence GTGGCTGTTTCGGCACACCCCGTGGTCGACCGGAGAGTGCGATCGGGGGCCGCCGCGGCGCTCCCCCCGGTCGCGGCGGGCACGGCGGGGCTGTTCGTCCTCGGCTGCCTGATCGCCTCGCTGACCCTGCCCGGCGACCTGTACTCGCGGGTGGTCACCAACGTGGCGCAGTTCGTCGCGCCGGCCGTCGCCGCCGTCACCCTCGGGCTGCGGGCGCGCCGGTCCACCGGGCGGTTGCTCGCCGCGTGGACGGTGCTCGCCGTCGGCTGCGGGTGCTGGGCGGCCGGCCAGGCCTGGTGGGCGCAGCAGGAGATCAGCGGCGCGGGCATCCCGTTCCCCTCGGTCGCCGACATCGGCTACCTCGCGTTCCCGGTGCTCGCCGCGGTGGGGCTGCTGCTCTACCCGAGCGACGGCGGGGCGCGCGGCCGTTGGCGGCGCACCTCCGACGCCGTCATGACCTCGGCGGCAGTCGGGCTGGTGAGCTGGGAGACCGCGCTCGGCGCGATCGCCGACCGGACCACGCCGGACGAGCCGCTGACGTGGGTGCTCTTCCTCGCCTACCCGGTGCTGGACGTCGTCCTCATCGTCCTGGCCGTGCTGACCGCCGCCCGGACCCGCAACCCCCGCCTGCCGCTGGTGCTGGTCTGCGCCGGCCTGGTCGCGCTGAGCGTCTCCGACAGCGCCTTCGCCTACCTGCAGGCGACCATGTCCTACCGCGGCGGCTCGCTCGACCTCGGCTGGGTCGCCGGCTTCCTCCTGCTCGCACTGGCCGGGCTGGCCCGCACGCCGACCGCGGTGCCGGAGACACCGGAACGAGAGGCGACGGCGGAACTGCGCGCCGACCTGCTGCCCTACCTGCCGGTCGCCGTCGCGCTGGTCGCCACCTTCGTCTACGCGCTCACCGGCGGGCAGCTCGGCATCGTCGCGGTGTCGCTCTCGGTGGTCGTCATCGGGCTGATCCTGGTGCGCCAGTACGTCACCCTGCGCGAGAACGTGCGGCTCAACCGCGAGCTGGTCCAGCGGGAGGCGCTGCTCCGGCACCAGGCGTTCCACGACGGCCTGACCGGGCTGGCCAACCGCGCGCTGTTCCTCGACCGCCTCGAGCACGCGCTCGCCGTCCACCGCCGGGAGCCGCGGCCGGTCGCGCTGGTCTTCCTCGACCTCGACGACTTCAAGGTCGTCAACGACACCCTCGGCCACGCCGCCGGCGACGCGCTGCTGGTGGAGGTGGCGGTCCGGTTGCGCGGTGCCCTGCGGACCGCCGACACGGTCGCCCGGCTGGGCGGGGACGAGTTCGCCGTCCTCCTCGACCCGGCGGACGACGTCGAGGCCGCCATCACCCGCGCGCTCGACGCACTGCGCACGCCGGTCGTCCTCGCCGGGACTCCGGTGCCGGTGCGGGCCAGCGCCGGGGTGTGCGTGCTCGGCCCGGAGGACCCGTCGGCCCGGGCGGACGCGGTGCTCGTGCGCGCCGACACGGCGATGTACGCGGCGAAGCGCGCGGGCAAGGACCGGGTGGTCCGCTTCACGCCCGGTCTGCCGCTCCAGGCGGGAGCCCGCGAGCCGCGGGGTGTGCTGACCTCCTAG
- a CDS encoding carboxymuconolactone decarboxylase family protein, translating into MARIPLDPPRSLVYRLTEWYSRRKWGVVADPAAAMGHNPKVLLTNARFEMSLDKWHRLDPTLRHLAEMAASVAIGCSWCVDFGYWTAVSRGTDEAKIRDVPRWRDSDVYTDLERRVLEYTEAATATPPTVTDEMVEGLRRDLDDAALVELTMMIAVENQRSRFNSALGLHSQGFKDRCEIPAARVAPLRSTAS; encoded by the coding sequence ATGGCCCGCATCCCGCTCGACCCGCCCCGCAGCCTCGTCTACCGGCTCACCGAGTGGTACTCGCGCCGCAAGTGGGGCGTCGTCGCCGACCCGGCGGCGGCGATGGGGCACAACCCGAAGGTCCTGCTGACCAACGCCCGCTTCGAGATGTCGCTCGACAAGTGGCACCGGCTCGACCCCACCCTCAGGCACCTGGCCGAGATGGCCGCGTCGGTGGCGATCGGCTGCTCCTGGTGCGTCGACTTCGGCTACTGGACCGCCGTGAGCCGGGGCACCGACGAGGCCAAGATCAGGGACGTGCCCCGGTGGCGGGACAGCGACGTCTACACCGACCTCGAGCGGCGGGTCCTGGAGTACACCGAGGCGGCCACCGCCACCCCGCCGACGGTCACCGACGAGATGGTCGAGGGCCTGCGCCGGGATCTGGACGACGCCGCCCTGGTCGAGCTGACCATGATGATCGCCGTGGAGAACCAGCGCTCGCGCTTCAACAGCGCTCTGGGCCTGCACAGCCAGGGCTTCAAGGACCGCTGCGAGATCCCGGCCGCGCGGGTCGCCCCGCTCCGGTCCACCGCGTCATGA
- the sigJ gene encoding RNA polymerase sigma factor SigJ: MTSGAGDELLAVFDRHRRLLFGVAYQMLGSVADAEDTVQDAWLRWSAADRGEVADPRAFLVRIVSRLALDRLRSARAQRETYVGPWLPEPLLTDPVPGSRPPDPAESVELGEDVSLAVLVVLETLSPVERAVFVLREVFGMAWSEVAAVLDRSEAAVRQLGHRAREHVQARRPRFDTDRRETQEVTERFLAAAVSGDVESLLAAMSPGVVLVSDGGGKVKAARRPIFGADKVARFLAAIGPVGAGLGLQVGLAEVNGAPAVVAWNDEGPYMALQLVLVDGLVEQVFYMGNPDKLAGIAAAAGHISSGG, translated from the coding sequence ATGACCTCCGGCGCCGGCGACGAGCTGCTCGCCGTCTTCGACCGGCACCGGCGGCTGCTGTTCGGGGTGGCCTACCAGATGCTGGGCAGCGTCGCCGACGCCGAAGACACCGTGCAGGACGCGTGGCTGCGCTGGTCGGCGGCCGACCGCGGCGAGGTCGCCGACCCGCGCGCGTTCCTCGTCCGGATCGTCTCCCGCCTGGCGCTGGACCGGCTGCGGTCGGCGCGGGCGCAGCGGGAGACCTACGTCGGCCCGTGGCTGCCCGAGCCCCTGCTGACCGACCCGGTGCCGGGCAGCAGGCCACCGGACCCGGCGGAGTCGGTCGAGCTCGGCGAGGACGTCTCGCTGGCGGTGCTCGTCGTCCTGGAGACGCTGTCGCCGGTGGAGCGGGCGGTCTTCGTGCTGCGCGAGGTGTTCGGCATGGCGTGGTCGGAGGTGGCCGCAGTCCTCGACCGGTCCGAGGCCGCCGTCCGGCAGCTCGGGCACCGGGCGCGCGAGCACGTGCAGGCCCGCCGTCCGCGCTTCGACACCGACCGGCGCGAGACGCAGGAGGTGACCGAGCGCTTCCTCGCGGCGGCGGTCAGCGGGGACGTCGAGAGCCTGCTCGCGGCGATGTCGCCGGGCGTCGTCCTCGTCTCCGACGGCGGCGGCAAGGTCAAGGCGGCGCGGCGGCCGATCTTCGGCGCGGACAAGGTGGCCCGCTTCCTGGCCGCGATCGGACCGGTGGGCGCGGGGCTCGGGCTGCAGGTCGGCCTGGCCGAGGTCAACGGGGCACCGGCGGTCGTGGCGTGGAACGACGAGGGGCCGTACATGGCGCTGCAGCTGGTGCTGGTCGACGGCCTGGTCGAGCAGGTGTTCTACATGGGCAACCCGGACAAGCTGGCCGGGATCGCCGCGGCGGCCGGGCACATAAGCTCCGGCGGGTGA
- a CDS encoding PIG-L deacetylase family protein: MTNPFARPTQPAEHVERALCVLAHPDDVDFGSAGTVATWTAAGTEVTYCIVTDGDAGGFDETPRHEMGPLRQAEQRAAAAVVGVEDVRFLGYPDGRLELSLDLRRDISRVIRQVRPQRVLTSSPERFWDRIGASHPDHMTVGESTLRAVYPDARNPFAWPELLADEGLEAWTVAEVWLGASPRADHAVDVTAVADRKIEALSCHKSQVGHMPDLDGFVRGWMSQTAQRFGLAEGRLAEAFHVVHTA; this comes from the coding sequence GTGACCAATCCGTTCGCCCGACCGACTCAGCCCGCCGAGCACGTGGAGCGCGCGCTCTGCGTGCTCGCCCACCCCGACGACGTCGACTTCGGCAGCGCCGGCACGGTGGCGACCTGGACGGCGGCCGGCACCGAGGTCACCTACTGCATCGTCACCGACGGCGACGCCGGGGGCTTCGACGAGACGCCCCGGCACGAGATGGGCCCGCTGCGCCAGGCCGAGCAGCGGGCCGCCGCGGCCGTCGTCGGCGTCGAGGACGTGCGGTTCCTCGGCTATCCGGACGGGCGGCTGGAGCTCTCGCTCGACCTGCGTCGCGACATCAGCCGGGTGATCCGCCAGGTGCGGCCGCAGCGGGTGCTGACCAGCTCGCCGGAGCGGTTCTGGGACCGGATCGGCGCCAGCCACCCCGACCACATGACGGTCGGTGAGTCGACGCTGCGCGCGGTCTACCCCGACGCCCGCAACCCGTTCGCCTGGCCCGAGCTGCTGGCCGACGAGGGCCTGGAGGCGTGGACGGTGGCGGAGGTGTGGCTGGGCGCCAGCCCGCGCGCCGACCACGCCGTCGACGTCACCGCCGTCGCCGACCGGAAGATCGAGGCCCTGAGCTGCCACAAGTCGCAGGTGGGCCACATGCCCGACCTCGACGGGTTCGTCCGCGGCTGGATGAGCCAGACGGCCCAGCGCTTCGGCCTGGCGGAGGGGCGGCTGGCCGAGGCCTTCCACGTCGTCCACACGGCATGA
- a CDS encoding TfoX/Sxy family protein, with product MSAWDELVAGAEGGPVSRGSMFGSQGLRTGAKFFAIWWHEQLVLKLPPTRQDELVGAGQAVPFEPMDGRRMNGWVVVDESVDRPPLVEEARAFVESQTR from the coding sequence ATGAGCGCCTGGGACGAGCTCGTCGCCGGGGCCGAGGGCGGGCCGGTGAGCCGCGGCAGCATGTTCGGCTCGCAGGGCCTGCGCACGGGCGCGAAGTTCTTCGCGATCTGGTGGCACGAGCAGCTCGTGCTGAAGCTCCCGCCGACCCGGCAGGACGAGCTGGTCGGCGCCGGGCAGGCCGTGCCGTTCGAGCCGATGGACGGCCGCCGGATGAACGGCTGGGTGGTCGTGGACGAGAGCGTCGACCGGCCCCCGCTGGTCGAGGAGGCCCGCGCCTTTGTGGAGTCACAGACGCGCTAG
- a CDS encoding alpha/beta hydrolase, whose protein sequence is MRRALLLVLLVVVAVTGLLWTFQRRLVYLPEGTPGPAPAGARDVTLTTDDGLRLGGWFFPGDDAAPAVLVADGNGGNRGLRAPLAEALQERGLSVLLFDYRGYGGNPGSPSEEGLALDVRAARAFLLEQVPAARLLYYGESLGCAVVTELATEHPPAGLVLRSPFTDLAAVGSVHYPFLPVRLLLRDRYPVEEQIARVRVPTTVVFGTADTIVPPDQSRAVASAAADLHRLLAVTGADHNDPVLLDGPQLVEAVVELARL, encoded by the coding sequence GTGAGGCGTGCGCTGCTCCTCGTCCTCCTGGTGGTCGTGGCCGTGACCGGGCTGCTGTGGACGTTCCAGCGGCGGCTGGTCTACCTGCCGGAGGGCACGCCCGGCCCGGCGCCGGCCGGGGCCCGCGACGTCACGCTGACCACCGACGACGGCCTGCGGCTCGGGGGGTGGTTCTTCCCAGGCGACGACGCCGCGCCGGCCGTGCTGGTCGCCGACGGCAACGGCGGCAACCGCGGACTGCGGGCACCGCTCGCCGAGGCGCTGCAGGAGCGCGGGCTCTCGGTCCTGCTGTTCGACTACCGCGGCTACGGCGGGAACCCCGGCAGCCCCAGCGAGGAGGGGCTGGCGCTCGACGTCCGGGCCGCCCGGGCGTTCCTGCTGGAGCAGGTGCCGGCGGCGCGGCTGCTCTACTACGGCGAGAGCCTGGGCTGCGCCGTCGTCACGGAACTGGCGACCGAGCACCCGCCCGCCGGGCTGGTGCTGCGCTCGCCGTTCACCGACCTGGCCGCCGTCGGCAGCGTGCACTACCCGTTCCTGCCGGTCCGGCTGCTGCTGCGCGACCGCTACCCGGTGGAGGAGCAGATCGCGCGGGTCCGGGTGCCGACGACGGTGGTCTTCGGGACGGCGGACACGATCGTCCCGCCCGACCAGAGCCGGGCCGTGGCCTCCGCGGCCGCGGACCTCCACCGCCTGCTGGCCGTGACCGGCGCCGACCACAACGACCCGGTGCTGCTCGACGGGCCGCAACTGGTCGAGGCGGTGGTCGAACTAGCGCGTCTGTGA
- a CDS encoding response regulator has translation MSEPVRVFVVDDHAMVRAGVRAELGDEVTVVGEAADVPEAVERIRTTVPDVVLLDVHLPGGGGRAVLETLRAELPSVRWLALSVSDAAEDVIAVIRAGARGYVTKTISGPDLQAAVRRVADGDVVFSPRLAGFVLDAFSAAGPAPAPAEDPATDPGLDLLSAREREVMQLLARGYTYREIGSRLFISVKTVESHASNVLRKLQLSNRNELTRWAATNRLL, from the coding sequence GTGAGCGAGCCGGTGCGCGTGTTCGTCGTCGACGACCACGCGATGGTCCGGGCCGGCGTGCGCGCCGAGCTCGGGGACGAGGTGACCGTCGTGGGGGAGGCCGCCGACGTGCCGGAGGCGGTCGAGCGCATCCGGACGACGGTGCCGGACGTCGTGCTGCTCGACGTGCACCTGCCCGGGGGCGGCGGCCGGGCGGTGCTCGAGACGCTGCGGGCCGAGCTGCCGTCGGTGCGCTGGCTGGCGCTGTCGGTGTCCGACGCGGCCGAGGACGTCATCGCGGTCATCCGCGCCGGCGCCCGCGGCTACGTCACGAAGACGATCTCCGGGCCGGACCTGCAGGCCGCCGTCCGCCGGGTGGCCGACGGCGACGTCGTCTTCAGCCCCCGGCTGGCCGGCTTCGTGCTGGACGCGTTCTCCGCCGCCGGGCCCGCCCCGGCACCGGCCGAGGACCCCGCGACCGACCCGGGCCTGGACCTGCTGTCCGCCCGCGAGCGCGAGGTCATGCAGCTGCTCGCCCGCGGCTACACCTACCGGGAGATCGGCTCGCGGCTGTTCATCTCGGTGAAGACCGTGGAGTCCCACGCCTCGAACGTGCTGCGCAAGCTGCAGTTGTCCAACCGCAACGAGCTCACCCGCTGGGCGGCGACCAACCGGTTGCTGTGA